One genomic segment of [Phormidium] sp. ETS-05 includes these proteins:
- the pyk gene encoding pyruvate kinase produces MRRTKIICTVGPACAPREKLLALVEAGMDVARLNFSHNNHEFHAQTIQLLRDIAAETNKPIAIIQDLCGPKIRLGKMPSPIVVKPNEEITFALQEEGSNSNEIPLPNSTLFAMVRKNEPILIDDGRVKLIVTGREADKIRAFVKIGGTLTSGKGVNLPETRLPLTSVTEKDLLDLRFGIKQGVDWVAISFVRSPLDLEPVQRMIEASGSKIRVIAKIEKREAVQSFDDILKIADGILIARGDMGVEMPIYEVPLIQKEIIRRCNRAGKPAITATQMLESMIKAPDPTRAEATDVANSILDGTDAVMLSGETAVGEYPTEAVQMMHNIAMRTERALPEGDQFLRTHATSLSVTESVASAVCRIASEIGAKVIVCSTFSGITARLVAKYRPHTPIIAFTPEESTYRQLALSWGVVPYLMPPARNAEHLLVNVVKKAGEMNLLNDGDKVVISSGVPIGSPSSTSLIKVHTVGEPLTAAIEEIGE; encoded by the coding sequence ATGCGGCGAACCAAAATCATTTGTACCGTAGGACCGGCCTGCGCTCCTAGAGAAAAGCTTCTAGCATTAGTAGAGGCGGGTATGGATGTAGCCCGCCTGAATTTCTCCCATAACAACCATGAATTTCACGCCCAAACCATCCAGCTTCTTCGGGATATCGCCGCTGAAACCAATAAGCCGATCGCCATTATCCAAGACCTATGCGGGCCAAAGATTCGTCTGGGGAAAATGCCATCGCCTATAGTAGTCAAGCCCAACGAAGAAATCACCTTTGCCCTCCAGGAAGAAGGCAGCAACAGCAACGAAATCCCTCTGCCTAATTCCACCTTATTTGCGATGGTGCGCAAAAACGAACCCATACTCATTGATGATGGGCGGGTAAAACTGATTGTCACCGGACGGGAGGCAGACAAAATCCGAGCATTTGTGAAAATTGGCGGGACTCTCACATCCGGTAAAGGCGTGAACCTGCCAGAAACCCGCCTCCCCCTGACTTCTGTCACAGAAAAAGACCTGCTGGATTTGCGATTCGGGATAAAACAGGGAGTGGATTGGGTGGCGATTTCCTTTGTCCGATCGCCCCTCGACCTCGAACCCGTACAGCGGATGATCGAAGCCTCCGGTAGCAAAATCCGCGTCATCGCCAAAATCGAAAAACGCGAAGCCGTCCAATCCTTTGATGACATCCTCAAAATCGCCGATGGTATTCTCATCGCTCGCGGAGATATGGGCGTAGAAATGCCCATCTATGAAGTACCTTTAATTCAAAAAGAAATCATCCGCCGCTGTAACCGCGCCGGTAAACCCGCCATCACCGCCACCCAGATGCTCGAATCGATGATTAAAGCGCCGGACCCCACCCGCGCCGAAGCCACCGATGTGGCAAACTCGATTTTAGATGGCACCGATGCGGTAATGCTCTCTGGGGAAACCGCCGTGGGGGAATATCCCACAGAAGCGGTGCAAATGATGCACAACATCGCCATGCGCACAGAACGGGCGCTCCCAGAAGGGGACCAGTTCCTGCGCACCCACGCCACCAGCCTCAGCGTCACCGAATCGGTGGCGAGTGCGGTTTGTCGCATTGCCTCGGAAATCGGCGCCAAAGTCATTGTGTGCAGTACCTTTTCTGGGATTACGGCTCGGTTAGTGGCTAAGTATCGCCCCCACACCCCGATTATTGCCTTCACACCGGAGGAATCTACTTACCGACAATTAGCCCTTTCCTGGGGTGTGGTGCCCTATTTAATGCCCCCCGCTCGCAATGCGGAGCATTTGTTAGTTAATGTGGTGAAAAAAGCGGGGGAAATGAACTTACTTAATGATGGTGATAAAGTGGTGATTTCTTCCGGCGTCCCCATTGGCTCTCCCAGCAGTACCAGTTTGATTAAAGTTCATACTGTGGGGGAACCCCTGACAGCCGCGATCGAAGAAATCGGCGAGTAA
- the def gene encoding peptide deformylase, whose translation MTEPREIIQLGNPVLRETAGPVENPLSESIQTLIDDLIATGVAANGVGIAAPQVAQPYCLLVVASRPTLRYPHAPFMEPTPMLNPQIISHSSEVVKGWEGCLSVPGIRGLVPRYQSIEIEYTDRFGEIQRKELTDFVARIFQHEYDHLSGKVFLDRVETSLDLITEQEYQKLLIA comes from the coding sequence ATGACAGAACCCCGCGAAATCATCCAATTAGGTAATCCCGTCCTCCGTGAGACGGCGGGTCCGGTGGAAAATCCCCTCAGCGAGTCCATCCAAACCCTCATCGACGACCTCATCGCTACTGGTGTCGCCGCCAATGGCGTGGGTATCGCCGCTCCCCAAGTGGCGCAACCCTATTGTTTACTTGTCGTCGCCTCCCGTCCCACCCTCCGCTATCCCCATGCTCCCTTTATGGAACCCACCCCCATGCTCAACCCCCAAATTATCAGCCACAGCTCGGAAGTGGTGAAAGGTTGGGAAGGGTGTTTAAGTGTTCCGGGAATTCGCGGTTTAGTGCCGCGCTATCAATCAATTGAAATCGAATATACCGACAGATTTGGCGAAATCCAGAGAAAAGAATTAACCGATTTTGTGGCGCGAATTTTTCAGCATGAATATGACCATTTGTCTGGTAAAGTCTTTTTAGACCGGGTGGAAACTTCTCTCGATTTAATTACCGAGCAAGAGTATCAAAAGCTGCTCATTGCTTAG
- the dnaA gene encoding chromosomal replication initiator protein DnaA, with product MQILLESLWNQVLERLQLQLSRPTFETWIKTARAESLENNCLTICTPNPFARNWLQKYYVKTITDVVQDLLGQEIEIEITTATGDVATGEYFWPKPISSDVSDVAVLVSGGSHSHRPTELNPKYTFSRFVVGANNRMAHAASLAVAESPGREFNPLFLCGGVGLGKTHLMQAIGHYRLEIFPDAKIFYVSTEQFTNDLIAAIRKDAMQGFREHYRAADVLLVDDIQFIEGKEYTQEEFFHTFNTLHEAGKQVVLAADRPPNQIKGLQERLISRFSMGLIADIQAPDLETRMAILQKKAEYENMRLPREAIEYIAGRYTSNIRELEGALIRTIAYMSISGLPMTVANIAPILEPQTPQFDTTPEAVMALVVETFGISIEDLKSNSRRREISQARQIGMYLMRQHTDLSLPKIGEEFGGKDHTTVLYSCEKVAGRNQSDPEFAQHLRQLEDALKARNPDRFPIHLVNRTQKSS from the coding sequence GTGCAAATTCTGCTGGAAAGTCTCTGGAATCAAGTATTGGAGCGGCTGCAGCTACAGCTAAGTCGCCCCACTTTTGAAACTTGGATTAAGACGGCTAGGGCTGAAAGCCTGGAAAATAACTGCTTGACGATCTGCACCCCTAACCCGTTTGCCCGCAATTGGTTGCAAAAATATTATGTGAAAACCATTACTGATGTGGTGCAGGACTTGTTGGGGCAGGAGATAGAAATTGAAATTACTACTGCCACTGGGGATGTGGCGACTGGGGAATATTTTTGGCCGAAGCCGATTTCTTCTGATGTTTCTGATGTGGCGGTTTTGGTCAGCGGCGGTAGTCATTCTCATCGTCCCACAGAATTAAATCCCAAATACACTTTTTCTCGGTTTGTGGTGGGTGCCAACAACCGCATGGCTCATGCGGCGTCGTTGGCGGTGGCGGAGTCGCCGGGACGGGAGTTTAATCCTTTGTTTTTGTGCGGCGGGGTGGGGTTGGGGAAAACTCATTTGATGCAGGCGATCGGGCATTATCGCTTGGAGATTTTCCCCGATGCCAAGATATTCTATGTTTCCACAGAACAGTTTACGAATGACCTGATTGCGGCGATTCGCAAGGACGCGATGCAGGGGTTTCGGGAGCATTACCGGGCGGCGGATGTGCTGTTGGTGGATGATATCCAGTTTATTGAGGGGAAGGAATACACCCAAGAGGAGTTTTTCCACACGTTTAATACTCTCCATGAGGCGGGTAAGCAGGTGGTATTGGCAGCCGATCGACCTCCGAATCAGATTAAGGGTTTGCAAGAGCGGTTGATTTCCCGGTTTTCAATGGGTTTGATTGCCGATATCCAGGCTCCCGACTTGGAAACGCGGATGGCGATTTTGCAAAAAAAGGCGGAATATGAAAATATGCGCTTGCCGCGAGAGGCGATCGAGTACATCGCCGGACGCTACACCTCAAACATTCGGGAACTAGAGGGGGCTTTGATTCGCACGATCGCCTATATGTCCATATCCGGTTTACCCATGACTGTGGCCAATATCGCCCCCATTTTAGAACCCCAAACCCCCCAGTTTGACACCACCCCCGAGGCGGTAATGGCCTTGGTTGTGGAAACTTTCGGCATCTCCATCGAAGACCTCAAGAGCAACTCCCGCCGCCGGGAAATCAGCCAAGCGCGGCAAATTGGGATGTATTTAATGCGCCAGCATACCGATTTGAGCCTACCGAAAATTGGGGAAGAGTTTGGGGGCAAAGACCACACCACAGTCCTTTATAGCTGTGAAAAAGTCGCCGGACGCAACCAATCCGATCCGGAATTTGCTCAGCACCTCCGCCAGCTTGAGGATGCGCTGAAAGCTCGCAACCCCGATCGCTTCCCGATTCACCTGGTTAACCGCACCCAAAAAAGTAGCTAA
- a CDS encoding Calx-beta domain-containing protein, with amino-acid sequence MNADDVAVSNIDNDIAGVTITQTGGNTQLTEGGITDTYSIALNTLPTGNVQITATADAQTQVSLDGVNFAASQTLTFTSTNGMTAQTVTVRAIDDNTTENIHSGSITNTITNSADANYATTMALDSISANITDNDISYSLTGGSANITEGNTGSQQIVYNITRTGATNETSTVDFNFSGTATNVADYKLVSITGTGVSTTNSTITFAPNATSATITVEVVGEQIDEDNETLEINLVNPTATGTASVIGSPVTTTITDDDTAGFTITPTSLTTTEAAGNATFTVALNSQPTAEVKINLSSDNTAEGILDKPTVTFTASNWNTPQTVTVTGVDDFGDDGDIPYNIITSAATSTDAKYNGINPVDVAVTNTDNDTAGVALSSTNVAAYEGGAGGSYTAVLTSKPTAPVTLNFSGGVKLILWQL; translated from the coding sequence ATGAATGCTGACGATGTAGCCGTCAGCAACATAGACAATGACATCGCTGGGGTGACAATTACTCAAACTGGCGGTAACACCCAACTCACCGAAGGTGGCATTACCGACACCTACAGTATTGCACTAAACACCCTCCCCACGGGTAATGTGCAAATCACCGCCACTGCTGATGCACAAACTCAAGTCAGCTTAGATGGCGTAAACTTCGCCGCTTCTCAAACACTGACATTTACTTCCACCAATGGCATGACAGCACAAACCGTCACCGTGCGTGCCATTGACGACAATACCACGGAAAATATCCATAGTGGCAGCATTACCAATACCATCACCAATAGTGCTGATGCCAATTATGCCACTACAATGGCATTGGATAGCATCAGTGCCAATATCACTGATAATGATATCAGCTACAGTCTCACTGGTGGCAGTGCCAATATCACCGAAGGCAACACCGGCAGCCAGCAGATTGTCTATAATATCACCCGCACTGGTGCCACCAATGAAACCAGCACTGTAGATTTTAACTTCAGTGGCACTGCCACCAACGTAGCTGATTATAAACTGGTATCCATCACGGGGACGGGAGTCAGCACTACTAATAGTACCATCACATTTGCTCCCAATGCCACCAGTGCCACTATTACCGTAGAAGTGGTGGGAGAGCAAATAGATGAGGATAACGAAACCCTAGAAATAAACCTAGTTAACCCCACTGCCACCGGGACTGCTAGCGTCATCGGTTCCCCAGTCACCACTACTATAACCGATGATGACACCGCTGGTTTCACCATTACTCCCACCAGCTTAACCACCACGGAAGCGGCTGGGAATGCCACATTTACGGTAGCACTCAACAGCCAACCCACAGCGGAGGTAAAAATCAACCTCAGCAGCGATAATACGGCTGAGGGGATATTGGATAAACCCACTGTTACCTTTACTGCCAGCAACTGGAATACCCCCCAAACCGTCACAGTGACTGGTGTGGATGATTTTGGGGATGATGGGGATATTCCTTACAATATTATCACCAGTGCTGCTACTAGCACGGATGCCAAGTATAACGGCATTAACCCCGTAGATGTGGCGGTGACAAATACCGATAATGACACGGCTGGGGTGGCTCTATCTAGCACTAATGTGGCGGCTTATGAAGGGGGAGCCGGTGGCAGTTATACAGCAGTTCTCACCAGTAAACCCACTGCACCAGTAACGTTGAATTTCAGTGGGGGCGTCAAATTAATCCTTTGGCAGCTCTAA
- a CDS encoding calcium-binding protein: MAALTFNSNNWNVPQPVVITAIDDTVAEGLQTETISHTVTSADAKYNGVTVGTIAATITDNDTAAAPVVQPLGRMDVRESGGEDVYKLFLTTQPTANVNVAIVTDGQTTANVPYLTFTTDDWNKPQLVRVSAVDDNVVEGQHTSNISFVASSADGFYQGLPIGEILVNIADNDNVGLVRSLPTPASVMGTGADDNLVGSSGDDVMNARNGNNRVDGGAGNDVLLAGNDADYITGGAGLDQILSGPGEDYLDGGDGDDVMLAGTGSDRLYGGAGNDKLFGEQGDDYLFGDGGVDTLTGGLGRDAFAIGNGMGGMTLEMADVITDFVIGEDVIDLIPALVFGDLSMVQNGADAVIQNAVTSEFLARLQGVDAVSLSQVNFV; encoded by the coding sequence TTGGCAGCTCTAACATTTAATAGCAATAATTGGAATGTGCCGCAACCGGTGGTTATCACAGCCATTGATGATACCGTTGCTGAGGGACTGCAAACGGAAACTATCTCCCACACTGTCACCAGTGCGGATGCGAAGTATAATGGGGTCACGGTGGGGACGATCGCGGCAACCATCACTGATAATGATACGGCAGCGGCGCCAGTGGTGCAACCCTTGGGACGGATGGATGTGCGTGAAAGTGGCGGGGAGGATGTTTATAAGCTGTTCCTGACGACGCAACCGACGGCGAATGTGAATGTTGCCATTGTCACTGATGGGCAAACTACAGCAAATGTGCCATATTTGACGTTTACTACTGATGACTGGAATAAACCCCAATTGGTGCGGGTGTCAGCAGTGGATGATAATGTGGTGGAGGGGCAACATACCAGTAATATAAGTTTTGTGGCGAGCAGTGCTGATGGGTTTTATCAGGGGTTGCCGATCGGTGAAATTCTTGTCAATATCGCCGATAATGATAATGTGGGTTTAGTGCGGAGTTTACCCACCCCAGCCAGTGTGATGGGGACGGGTGCAGATGATAATCTTGTGGGGTCTTCTGGTGATGATGTGATGAATGCTCGTAACGGAAATAACCGTGTAGATGGTGGGGCGGGTAATGATGTATTATTAGCCGGAAATGATGCCGATTATATCACAGGTGGCGCCGGTTTAGACCAGATTTTGAGTGGCCCTGGTGAGGATTATTTGGATGGGGGTGATGGTGATGATGTGATGTTGGCGGGGACTGGTAGTGACAGGCTATATGGTGGAGCCGGTAATGATAAGCTGTTTGGCGAGCAGGGGGATGATTATTTGTTTGGGGATGGCGGTGTAGATACGCTGACTGGCGGACTGGGACGAGATGCCTTTGCTATTGGTAATGGTATGGGAGGGATGACGCTAGAGATGGCGGATGTTATCACTGATTTTGTAATTGGTGAAGATGTGATTGATTTGATACCTGCTTTGGTGTTTGGGGATTTAAGTATGGTGCAGAATGGGGCGGATGCGGTGATACAGAATGCGGTAACGAGTGAGTTTTTGGCTCGGTTACAGGGTGTGGATGCTGTGAGTTTGAGTCAGGTTAATTTTGTGTAA
- a CDS encoding DUF4347 domain-containing protein: MNTKPTQLLVIDPQVEDYQQLAAGIQPGVQLLILEKDRDGIEQITAYLSSPPPSPSLGEGTGVRALALVRANPYTTLHIISHGSPGTLYLGNTTLELNNIDQYRPQLQKWGISHLYLYGCSVAAGDAGAEFLQKLHQITQANIAASNTLTGNAAKGGNWELEITTGAIATHIPISQEARASYQYVLPSTFSNSTSITINNFGAATDYPSTINVSGVTGNIASMTVSISGLSHTLPDEIDMFLYGPAGQKVMLMSDAGGSDDLNGVNLTFSDSASGALPDGPTITSGTYRPTDYETGDTFPSPAPAGPYSTTLSTLNGTDANGTWQLFIQDDVSADSGSVGSWSLTITPDPVPTVSLSSAAATTTNAPFSVTANFSESVNNFIASDISVTNGTVSGFSGSGSTYTFTVTPPAREPSPSTSPLGSQRCGKQHQHRRHRLNPHF, encoded by the coding sequence ATGAACACCAAACCCACCCAACTCCTAGTCATCGACCCCCAAGTAGAAGACTACCAGCAACTTGCCGCCGGTATCCAACCCGGAGTCCAACTCCTCATCCTCGAAAAAGACCGCGACGGCATTGAGCAAATCACCGCATACCTCTCCTCCCCTCCCCCCTCTCCCTCCTTGGGAGAGGGGACGGGGGTGAGGGCTTTAGCGCTTGTGAGGGCAAACCCCTACACCACCCTCCACATCATCTCCCACGGGTCCCCTGGAACCCTCTACCTAGGCAACACCACCCTAGAACTCAACAACATCGACCAATATCGCCCCCAACTCCAAAAATGGGGCATCTCACATCTATATCTCTACGGCTGCTCTGTCGCCGCTGGAGACGCCGGAGCCGAATTCCTGCAAAAACTACACCAAATCACCCAAGCCAACATCGCCGCCAGCAACACCCTCACCGGGAACGCAGCGAAAGGCGGTAACTGGGAACTGGAAATAACCACTGGAGCCATTGCCACCCATATCCCCATATCCCAAGAGGCAAGGGCATCTTACCAGTATGTGCTGCCCAGCACTTTCTCCAACTCCACCAGTATTACTATCAACAACTTCGGTGCCGCCACAGATTATCCCTCAACCATCAATGTCTCTGGTGTCACGGGCAACATTGCCAGCATGACAGTCAGCATATCAGGTTTGTCCCATACTCTCCCAGATGAAATTGATATGTTCCTGTATGGGCCAGCGGGACAAAAGGTTATGCTCATGTCCGATGCTGGGGGTTCTGATGACTTAAATGGTGTCAATCTTACTTTTAGTGATAGTGCATCAGGGGCATTACCAGATGGTCCTACTATTACATCGGGAACATATCGCCCAACTGACTACGAGACTGGCGATACCTTCCCTTCACCCGCCCCCGCTGGTCCCTATAGTACCACATTGTCAACGTTAAATGGCACAGATGCCAATGGCACGTGGCAGCTATTCATACAAGATGACGTATCGGCGGATAGTGGTTCTGTTGGCAGTTGGAGTTTAACAATTACACCTGACCCTGTACCCACAGTCAGCCTCAGTTCCGCTGCCGCCACCACCACCAACGCACCCTTCAGCGTCACCGCCAACTTCAGCGAAAGTGTCAACAACTTTATCGCCAGTGATATCAGTGTCACCAACGGCACAGTCAGCGGTTTTAGCGGTTCTGGCAGTACCTACACCTTCACCGTCACCCCACCAGCCAGGGAACCGTCACCGTCAACGTCCCCGCTGGGTAGCCAACGATGCGGGAAACAACATCAACACCGCCGCCACCGCCTTAACCCGCACTTTTGA
- a CDS encoding Ig-like domain-containing protein yields MAPTVTLSSASATTTNAPFSVTANFSESVNNFIASDISVTNGTVSGFSGSGSTYTFTVTPPTREPSPLTSRLE; encoded by the coding sequence ATCGCACCCACCGTCACATTATCATCGGCTTCAGCCACCACCACCAACGCACCCTTCAGCGTCACCGCCAACTTCAGCGAAAGTGTCAACAACTTTATCGCCAGTGATATCAGTGTCACCAACGGCACAGTCAGCGGTTTTAGCGGTTCTGGCAGTACCTACACCTTCACCGTCACCCCACCAACCAGGGAACCGTCACCGTTAACGTCCCGACTGGAGTAG
- a CDS encoding Ig-like domain-containing protein, with product MAPTVTLSSASATTTNAPFSVTANFSESVNNFIASDISVTNGTVSGFSGSGSTYTFTVTPTSQGTVTVNVPAG from the coding sequence ATCGCACCCACCGTCACATTATCATCGGCTTCAGCCACCACCACCAACGCACCCTTCAGCGTCACCGCCAACTTCAGCGAAAGTGTCAACAACTTTATCGCCAGTGATATCAGTGTCACCAACGGCACAGTCAGCGGTTTTAGCGGTTCTGGCAGTACCTACACCTTCACCGTCACCCCCACCAGCCAGGGAACCGTCACCGTCAACGTCCCCGCTGGGTAG
- a CDS encoding cadherin-like domain-containing protein, which produces MGGTAGATTSTITGSGTTYNVAVSGMTTSGTVIPTIIANAATDAAGNPSATSTSTDNTVTYNTIPTVSNISKTGNEDNNITFTTADFTAVFTDVDNDSLNKIKITTLPANGTLQLGGTNVALNQEILLASIPNLTFTPTANYNGSSSFTWNGSDGSNYATTNATANLTINPVNDQPSFTATTPATVNEDAGVQTISNWATFNPGPADETSQTATYTISNISNPGLFTATPTVDSSGTLTYTSATDAFGTSTFDVVVQDNGGTTNGGVNTSTTQTFTITVDSVNDAPSFTNAGNQTLTNWTNTAQTITGWANTFVSTN; this is translated from the coding sequence TTGGGGGGCACCGCAGGCGCAACCACTTCCACCATCACCGGCAGCGGCACCACCTATAATGTAGCCGTTAGCGGCATGACCACCAGCGGCACAGTCATCCCCACCATCATTGCCAACGCTGCCACTGACGCCGCAGGCAACCCCTCAGCCACCAGTACCAGCACAGATAACACAGTCACCTACAACACCATCCCCACCGTCAGCAACATCAGCAAAACCGGCAACGAAGACAATAACATCACCTTCACCACCGCCGACTTTACCGCTGTCTTCACTGATGTTGATAACGACAGCCTCAACAAAATCAAAATTACCACACTCCCCGCCAACGGCACATTACAACTGGGCGGCACAAACGTCGCATTAAACCAAGAAATACTCCTCGCCAGTATTCCCAACCTCACCTTTACCCCCACAGCCAACTACAACGGGAGCAGCAGTTTCACTTGGAACGGTAGCGATGGCAGCAACTACGCCACCACCAACGCCACTGCCAACCTTACCATTAACCCCGTCAACGACCAACCCAGCTTCACCGCCACCACTCCCGCCACAGTCAACGAAGATGCAGGAGTGCAAACCATCAGCAACTGGGCAACTTTCAACCCCGGTCCCGCTGACGAAACCAGCCAAACCGCCACCTACACCATCAGCAACATCAGCAACCCTGGGTTATTCACTGCCACCCCTACCGTCGATAGTAGCGGAACACTCACCTACACCAGTGCCACCGACGCTTTTGGCACATCCACCTTTGATGTAGTAGTACAAGACAACGGCGGGACAACAAATGGCGGCGTCAATACCTCCACCACCCAAACCTTCACCATCACCGTTGACTCAGTAAACGACGCTCCCAGCTTCACCAACGCGGGAAACCAAACCCTCACAAACTGGACAAATACCGCTCAAACCATTACCGGATGGGCAAATACCTTTGTTTCTACCAACTAA
- a CDS encoding beta strand repeat-containing protein: MSYSLTGSSTTVTEGNSGTQQITYNITRAGAINETSNVDFNFSGTAANTIDYNLVAITGTGVTTSGSTITFAPNSTNATITVEVLGDQIDEEDETLEINLVNPTATGTPSVIGSPATTTITDDDTAGFIINPTSGLTTTEAGGTSSFEVHLTSQPTANVAINLNSSNTAEGTIDKNSLTFTATNWNTPQTVTITGVDDLVDDGNIAYNIITAATTSTDAKYNGINADDVAVSNTDNDIAGVTITQTGGNTQLTEGSITDTYTIALDTLPTGNVQITATADAQTQVSLDGVNFAASQTLTFTPANGMTPRTVTVRAINDNTTENLHSGSITHAITTSADTNYATTMALDGITANITDNDISYSLTGGNTNITEGNSGSQQITYNITRAGALNETSSVDFNFSGTATNIADYKLVSVTGTGVTTTNSTITFAPNATSATITVEVVGEPIDEEDETLEINLVNPTATGTATVIGSPVTSTIIDDDTAGFTVTPTSLTTTEAGELLHLR, encoded by the coding sequence ATCAGTTACAGCCTCACTGGGAGCAGTACCACAGTAACAGAAGGCAACAGCGGCACCCAGCAAATCACCTATAATATTACCAGAGCTGGCGCCATCAATGAAACCAGTAATGTAGATTTTAACTTCAGTGGCACCGCCGCCAATACCATTGATTATAACCTAGTTGCCATTACTGGGACAGGCGTCACCACCAGTGGCAGTACCATCACATTTGCGCCCAATTCTACCAATGCTACTATTACTGTGGAAGTATTGGGAGACCAAATAGATGAAGAAGACGAAACCCTAGAAATTAACCTAGTTAACCCCACTGCTACGGGTACTCCCAGCGTCATCGGTTCCCCCGCCACTACCACTATAACCGATGATGACACAGCGGGTTTCATCATCAACCCCACCAGCGGCTTAACCACTACGGAAGCAGGGGGAACCAGCAGTTTTGAAGTTCACCTCACCAGTCAACCAACGGCGAATGTCGCCATTAACCTCAACAGCAGTAACACCGCCGAAGGAACCATAGACAAAAATAGCCTCACCTTCACCGCCACCAACTGGAACACACCCCAAACCGTCACCATTACTGGCGTCGATGACCTGGTGGATGATGGCAATATCGCCTACAATATCATCACCGCCGCGACCACCAGCACCGATGCCAAATATAATGGCATAAATGCTGACGATGTGGCGGTGAGCAACACCGACAACGACATCGCCGGAGTCACTATTACCCAAACTGGCGGTAACACCCAACTCACCGAAGGCAGTATTACCGACACCTACACCATAGCTTTAGATACCCTCCCCACGGGTAATGTGCAAATAACCGCCACCGCTGATGCACAAACTCAAGTCAGCTTAGACGGGGTGAACTTCGCCGCTTCTCAAACACTGACATTCACTCCCGCCAATGGCATGACACCACGAACTGTGACAGTGCGTGCCATTAATGATAATACCACGGAAAACCTCCATAGTGGCAGCATTACCCATGCCATCACCACCAGTGCTGATACCAATTATGCCACTACAATGGCATTGGATGGCATCACCGCCAATATCACCGATAATGATATCAGCTACAGCCTCACTGGCGGCAATACCAATATCACCGAAGGCAACAGCGGCAGCCAGCAAATCACCTATAATATTACCAGAGCTGGGGCACTGAATGAAACCAGTAGTGTAGATTTTAACTTCAGTGGCACTGCTACCAACATCGCTGATTATAAACTGGTTTCCGTCACTGGCACCGGAGTCACCACTACTAATAGTACCATCACTTTTGCGCCTAATGCCACCAGTGCCACTATTACCGTAGAAGTGGTGGGAGAGCCAATAGATGAAGAAGACGAAACCCTAGAAATAAACCTAGTTAACCCCACTGCTACGGGGACTGCCACTGTCATCGGTTCCCCGGTGACATCTACTATAATTGATGATGACACTGCTGGCTTCACTGTCACTCCTACCAGCTTAACCACCACCGAAGCGGGGGAACTGCTACATTTACGGTAG